A stretch of Sebastes fasciatus isolate fSebFas1 chromosome 19, fSebFas1.pri, whole genome shotgun sequence DNA encodes these proteins:
- the egfl7 gene encoding epidermal growth factor-like protein 7 — protein MYQTLLLSSSLFILHVMATPQFFAHHGRRVCGRDLRHSVAVATESYVQPVHKPYITLCQGHRLCSTYKTVYSVAYRQVSRAAPPSHFYSECCPGWQRFHSHNCNQAVCGQPCVNGGTCLRPDRCACPLGWTGHQCQTDVDECGEQRPCAQECTNTAGSYRCACRDGFRLAGDGRSCQSLPPPPPPPPPPPTHTSQATVGGHTVAGGGFSQVENVTEEVQILRNRVELLEKKLQLVLAPFSSFFPLSLDEGWSEKTTLLSHSFQQLDRIDSLSEQIGFLEERIGTCSCQEN, from the exons ATGTACCAAACGctgcttctctcctcctccctcttcatcCTGCATGTGATGGCCACTCCTCAGTTCTTCGCTCACCATGG GAGGAGGGTGTGCGGCCGAGACCTCCGTCACAGCGTTGCTGTGGCAACAGAGTCCTACGTCCAGCCGGTGCACAAGCCCTACATCACCCTGTGTCAGGGGCATCGCCTCTGCAGCACATACAA GACCGTGTACTCAGTGGCGTACCGGCAGGTGAGCAGAGCAGCGCCTCCTTCGCATTTCTACTCCGAGTGCTGCCCGGGCTGGCAAAGATTTCACTCTCACAACTGCAACCAAG CCGTGTGTGGACAGCCCTGTGTGAACGGAGGAACCTGCTTAAGACCCGATCGGTGTGCTTGTCCGCTGGGCTGGACGGGACACCAGTGTcaaacag ATGTGGATGAGTGTGGCGAGCAGCGGCCGTGCGCCCAGGAGTGCACGAACACAGCTGGCAGCTATCGCTGTGCGTGCAGAGACGGCTTCAGGCTCGCCGGAGATGGCCGTTCCTGTCAaagccttcctcctcctcctcctcctcctcctcctcctcccacccacACCAGCCAGGCAACAGTGGGTGGTCACACTGTCGCGG GTGGAGGGTTCAGCCAGGTGGAGAACGTGACGGAGGAGGTCCAGATCCTGAGGAACAGAGTAGAGCTCCTGGAGAAG AAGCTGCAGTTGGTGTTGGCCCCCTTCAGCAGCTTCTTCCCACTGTCGCTGGACGAGGGCTGGTCAGAGAAAACCACCTTACTGTCCCACTCCTTCCAGCAGCTGGACCGCATCGACTCCCTCAGCGAGCAGATCGGCTTCCTGGAGGAGCGCATCGGCACAT